From a region of the Aeoliella mucimassa genome:
- a CDS encoding BlaI/MecI/CopY family transcriptional regulator codes for MARPASRYPTELELQVLKILWRDGECPAMDVRDSLAEERDRDIARTSVITTLNVMVDKGLVNRRQKGRAHLFSPAVLQDEVSQGMLGDLLDRVFDGSAEALLLNLLESEHVDEDEHRALRRLINRKRREGEK; via the coding sequence ATGGCCCGCCCCGCTTCCCGATATCCAACTGAATTAGAGCTGCAGGTGCTCAAGATCCTGTGGCGCGATGGCGAATGCCCCGCAATGGATGTGCGTGATTCGCTTGCAGAGGAAAGGGATCGCGACATTGCCCGGACCTCGGTTATTACGACTTTGAATGTGATGGTCGACAAAGGGCTCGTGAATCGCCGCCAAAAGGGCCGCGCGCACCTCTTCTCGCCGGCCGTTTTGCAGGACGAGGTTTCGCAGGGGATGCTTGGTGACCTGCTTGACCGGGTTTTTGACGGCTCTGCCGAGGCGCTGCTGTTGAACTTATTAGAGTCCGAGCACGTCGATGAGGATGAGCATCGCGCTTTACGGCGGCTCATTAATCGCAAACGACGGGAAGGTGAGAAATGA